A region of Vitis riparia cultivar Riparia Gloire de Montpellier isolate 1030 chromosome 12, EGFV_Vit.rip_1.0, whole genome shotgun sequence DNA encodes the following proteins:
- the LOC117926355 gene encoding diacylglycerol kinase 5-like codes for MPLFRLPTEHPIVVKMKDEMIYHSHGLPLAATTFFTIMLNKTVGGDLKHINELLYNDQLLYYVMINPKDDANQGNDLLLSLRSMWPTEWVPDISEVVPQLPLDDLRECFPGLRSDSEVLDRVRILVFGGDATTNRVLQAVYDMKLHSTPSIGVMPLGTQVNISISLGWGNQLSDTDSRPGIFLPKLRDAEEILIDSWNFVVRTSIPNCLEIPNTLHVRHVSEDNLLHMGGDKDLCGRFWNYLIIGLDAQELFDASHFKSWPRNIALPISVKIKDHQHQWKKLNLPQSIRSIVCLNMPSFPGGLDPWGKPNFRRKKERNFTSSFVDDELLEIIGFRDSWHGEIFLSLNDHGTRLAQAHQIRFELHKGVAKHIDMNFDGTRWKQPTPIGDDNFLIEISYSCKTKMLATSASKCKHKSKSYSN; via the exons ATGCCTCTATTTCGGCTTCCAACGGAGCATCCCATTGTGGTGAAAATGAAGGATGAAATGATATACCATTCTCATGGTCTCCCGTTAGCTGCAACAACGTTCTTCACTATTATGCTGAACAAAACCGTAGGAGGGGA TTTGAAGCACATAAATGAGTTACTATACAATGATCAACTACTATATTATGTAATGATCAACCCCAAAGACGATGCCAATCAGGGGAACGATTTGCTCCTATCTCTTCGTAGCATGTGGCCAACAGAATGG GTTCCTGACATTTCAGAGGTTGTTCCTCAATTGCCCTTAGATGACCTTCGTGAGTGTTTTCCCGGATTGAGAAGCGATTCTGAGGTTCTAGACAGAGTGAGGATATTG GTTTTTGGTGGTGATGCTACAACAAATCGGGTTTTACAAGCAGTCTATGATATGAAACTCCATTCGACACCGTCAATTGGTGTGATGCCTTTGGGAACACAAGTTAACATTTCAATTTCTCTTGGATGG GGAAATCAACTTTCTGATACAGATTCTAGGCCTGGAATTTTCCTTCCTAAATTAAGGGATGCTGAAGAGATATTGATAGACAG TTGGAATTTTGTAGTGAGGACATCAATTCCAAATTGTCTTGAGATACCGAATACTCTTCATGTTCGACATGTTTCCGAAGACAACTTATTGCACATG GGAGGTGACAAAGATCTTTGTGGAAGATTTTGGAACTATCTTATAATAG GGTTGGATGCTCAAGAATTGTTTGATGCTTCTCACTTTAAATCTTGGCCAAG GAACATTGCTCTACCTATAAGTGTTAAAATCAAGGATCACCAACATCAATGGAAGAAATTAAACTTACCTCAAAG CATAAGGTCAATTGTTTGTCTTAACATGCCTAGCTTCCCTGGTGGACTAGACCCTTGGGGCAAGCCAaattttaggagaaaaaaagaG AGAAATTTTACATCATCTTTTGTAGATGATGAACTTCTTGAGATAATAGGATTTAGAGATTCATGGCATGGggaaatttttctttctttgaatgaCCATGGGACTCGTCTTGCACAG GCACACCAAATTCGCTTTGAGCTTCACAAAGGGGTAGCTAAGCATATTGACATGAATTTTGATGGGACAAGATGGAAACAACCTACCCCTATTGGTGATGACAACTTCCTGATTGAAATCTCTTATTCATGTAAAACCAAAATGCTTGCAACTTCAGCTTCAAAATGCAAACACAAATCTAAGTCCTACTCCAATTAA